In Pan paniscus chromosome 1, NHGRI_mPanPan1-v2.0_pri, whole genome shotgun sequence, the DNA window AGCCTCCTCCAAGGGGTTCCCATCTAGCTCTCAAGAAGAAGGAGGGGATTCTCAGTCACCAGGTGGGCATGGCACTCCCGAAGCCAGGTGAGCAGGGCAGTGCCTTGGGGCTCAGGGCTGCTCCGGTTCTTACCGAATTGATCCAGTCGATGTAATTGGAGACCCGCGTGAAGACGGAGGGCTTGTGGTAGTAGTTGCAGCCGAGGCGAGACCCGAAGCTGACGATGCCATGCACCTGCCACTGGCCGTCAGATGCCTGACAGTTCAGCGGCCCGCCGGAGTCTCCCTGAGGAAGGCCAGAGTTATAGGGAGGTAAAGTGGGAGGAAGGGGCTGCCCATTGGAACTATTGTTCTCAATGCATTTCTATTGTTCTGCTGCAGGTCACTGTCCTCTGAAGCTGACCCTTGTGGTCATAGCCCAAGGTGGTACCATAATTCCAACAAGAGCCAACACTTATTCTTCCTTAGAGCTGAGCTAAGTATGTTCTATGCCTCATctcattaatcctcacaaaatCCTATGAGGTAAATATTCGTAGCATCCCCAGGCCACGGAAGAGGAGAAACTGGAGTGTTGAGAGGttgggacttgcccaaggttgcacagGCAGTTTGTAAAGGAGCTGAGGCCACATCCCAGACTTCAGCTGCCAGGCTCTTCCCCACTGGTTCCGTCTTCCCGCGGGTGGTCTATGTGGGCAGAGTGTGTAGGGCACAGTGTGATCTGAAGGGCGTGTGGAACTCCTTCCTACTCCATCCCCACTTCACTGCTAAGTCCAACACAGAGCAATTCCTGGTGGTTAAGACACTGTCTCCAGGAAGGTTTCCGTGGCAGCTACCTAGACAGGACACGTCGCGCCATTGATGAGAGTAATTCAACAGAAAAACCAGAAGTCATCGTAGAAAGCCCCTAAGCCAAGGAATACTTTCCTTTGGTTCCCTTCCAGCACAGAGGAAAGGATACAGAATGACAGTCACGAGAGACCTTGATGAGACCCAGGGAAGGACTTCCCAGCAGTGAGATGGGTGGACACTACAAGGAGAATCTCAAAACAtctcaaaacaagaacaaacaagaACTaagatcaagttttttttttttttttgagtttcactctgtcacccaggctggagtgcagtggcaccatctcagctcactgcaacctccgcctcatgggttcaagtgattctcctgcctcagcctcccgagtagctgtgagtacaggcgcttgccaccatgcccggctaatttttgtagttttagtagagacaaggtttcaccatgttggccaggctggtcttgaactgctgacctcaagtgatctgctcgcctggcctctcaaagtgctgggattacaggtgtgagccaccgtgcctggccaaagatATATCTGGAACATGTTTCGGGGTAATTCTgccaggaggtgggaggatggaccTATGGAGGGATGGACCTCTATAGCCTTATCCCCAGCCACATTTTGTCATGGAGCGGAGCCCCTGATTTTGGTACTCACGTTGCAGCTGGAGATCACGCCATCACCCCCAGCACAGATCATACTGGTTTTCACGCTGCTGCCCCACCAGGCAGAGCTGGAGCAGGTGGCATAGTCCACAACCAGCAACCGGCCCTGCTGCAGGACATCAGGAACAGCCCCGTTGGCTGAATGAGATCAGAGAGAAGCCATTAGGGATGCAGGGACTCCTGAGAAAAAGGAAGTGGTGGACCCCTCTTAGGTTTCCCCTGTTCCTGTCTTCCATCCATTGCAACATGCGAACAGCCACGTTTGTCTATACGTGTCCTCACGGTTGATTGGTTCAGCAGTGAACACCTGACTCAAGCTAAGCCAATGAGCTCCCTCCCCTGGGATTCTGAGATGGGGTCTATGAGATTCCGGTTTCAGAGGACATAATTCTGGGAAGCTGTTGGCAATGACTGACGTTTTGTTTTATGTGGAGAATGAAGTAGACCCACAAAGAACAGAAATTCTGAGGGAGGGTTTCCTGTGTTTCTTACAGGTTTCCAGCCCCTGATTCTAGCTTGTTCCTGATGCCTGGCTGTATCTCTGCCCTTGGGATGAAACTTTTAAATCCTTATAACAATTTCCCTTTTTTTGCTGAGCTAGCTCCATGGGCTTTCTGTCACTTATCTGAAATAAGAAAGTGAGCCTCCTGACTGTTAGAGCCCCCTCCTTGGGAAAAATATGCTGGTGTGGTGAAGGGAGGGCTTTCATAATGGCCCCCAATGACAcagccaccatcacctccattACTGTTACCACAGCTATGAGTGGCAAGGATGAGATTAACACAATTCTTCACTTCCGATTGAAGCCTAGGGAAGTTAAGTGTCGCTCGGGCGCGGTGCTCACCCTCTAATCCCAGcgcttagggaggccaaggtgggcagatcacttgaggtcaagagtttgagaccagcctggccaacatggtgaaaccccacctctactaaaatacaaaaattacccgggcatggtggcacttgcctataatgccagctacttgggaggctgaggcaggagagttgcttgagctcgggaggcagaggttgcagtgagccaagattgcgccactgcattccagccagggtaacagagtaagactctgtctcaaaaaaaaaaaaaaaaaaaaaagggaagttaAGCGTCTGGCTTAAGACCACTAATAAGTAACTAACACTTGTATAACATTTTGCAATGTATGATGCATTTTCACCTTTCACCTCTTTTAGTCTTCACCAACagtgtttccattttacagatgaggaaactgaggttcggaagtggcttgcccaaggttTCACCGTGACTGACAGAGCTGGGCCTAAAAGCCAAGCATTTGGATGCCTCCCCACTCTCACTGTCTCAGATGAAATGCGCCTGCCCCAGGGTTGTCTGGGGAAAGAAACAGGAGGTTGTGCTTGTATCTTAATAAGCATGAAATGCCTCTTCCACCACCGCTCACCGCAGGATGTGATGTGTCCTTGTATTTACAGATAAGCCAGTCAAGAGGGCAATGGGAATTATTTGAGGGTACGTATGTGGATGTACCCCTGGAAAAACATGTCATTATACTTATGGGTTTATGTCATTAGGAAAAAATGTCATAATATGATTAACACTCATAATCTCATTATGGTCATAAGGTCATTATTACTCATCCCTTCCTAGAATCTTCCAAACCTCTGGTGATTTCACAAGGGAAGGGCAGGAACTCTGTTCCTCTTGGTGGCTACTGTCATTGGATCTCTGACCCTTGGAGTCTATGTCAAAGGAGACCCGCCCTCAGTCAGGTCCTGAGCAGCAAGACCTAATGGCACAGGGGACAGCTTTTGCTATGGGGCATGGAGGGTCTGATGAGGGCTCCAGGGGCCTCAGGTCACAGAGGACAATGCTGTTCTGAACTCTAGCCTTGGGCCACACAGAAGATGTCACATGGTCTCTGTAACTTTCTTTCCATCATAGGGACAGTGACAACAACTAACACAGCACCTACCCCATTCCGGGCTTCCTATGgattatctcctttaatcctctTGACAACTCTGTGatgtaggtgctattattatgcctttttttttgagacggagtcttgctctgtcccccaggctggagtgcagtagcgaaatcttggctcactgcaacctccatctcccaggttcaagcgattctcgtgcctcagcctcctgagtagctgggactacaggcgcacaccaccacatcctgctattttttttttttttaaatatttttagtagagacggggtttctccgtgttggtcaggctggtctcctgacctcaagtgatccgcgggatgggcctcccaaagtgccgggattacaggtatgagccactgcgcccagccaaatatttgcattttacagatgaaaaaagtgCTGCATGGAGAGACCTAGTAATGTGTCCAAGGTGTCACAGTCATTAAGTGGGAGAGCTGACATTTGATCCCAGGCAGGCGTCAGCCTATGCCATCCCATCTCTCCAAGGCAGCCACACACCCTGGGATGACAGGTGAGAGGCCCCGGCCAGACAGGGGTGACATGAATCACCTCCCTTCCCTCCCAGGCCTGGGGGCTCCTGGCTCCCACTTACTCTGCAGCCTTCCCCAGCCCGTGACGTAGCAGGggtagttgttgggtagaatggtGCCGGCAGGAGGGAGGCAGGCCAGCTGGATCTTGTCGGTGAGGGAGACGGGGTTAGCCAGTTTGAGCAGGGCAATGTCGTTCCTGGGTGAGTGTGGAGGCGGAGCATGAGGACCGGGTTGACTTTTCCTGCCCTGTGGGCTTTGGAGGGCTCTGAGACCTTGTCATCTTCCCTGTACGTTACCCCAGGTTGCTCTGACTGGCAGGGCCCCAGGGCATGTTTGAAAATGCAGAGGGCCTTGTTGAAAGGGGGAAGGCAGGAGAGATTGTGTCCTACTCCAGGGACAGTCACAGGGTTGACAGCactgtctctgtgtccccaggaCCTGGCATGAAGTAGATACGCGCTCAGCGGACAGGGGCCCTGCAGGCTTAACTGGCAGCAAACCCAGGTCACTCTGGCAGTCTTTGCTTCACCCTCCCCAGGTCACATCCCCACCCCAGACATCTTTGGAGCCGGTTCCACATCTAATAGGCCAGAGCTCCTTTCTCTTCCCTATAGAAAAAGCAGAGGGGGTGTGGTGGAGTTGAGACCCCTGCCTCTGTGAGACCCCCATCTGTTCCCTGACAACCTCACCCCCAATTGCACCCAGATAGAAACGAACCCTTTGGAGATTTGGTTGGAGTTCCAGTCCTTGTGCACCACAGTCTTAGAGACACTGACGGCCAGCGAGCCGGACTCCGCAACGTAGAGGTTGTGCCGGCCCAGCCCCACGCGGTAGGTCCTGGAGGAGCTGGGAGAAAGGGGGCCCAGGGAGAGGGTCGCCTCCAGAGGCCTGGCTTTGGATAATGCTGGGGATAGACCCAAGTAACTGGCTGCTGTGTGAGCCACTAGATGGGACTTGGGGATCTTTCCTCCCTTGGGACAATCAGTTAGTTATAATAGGGCCTAAAGTATATAACCTAAGAACTATGATCATATAATAATTGTTACTATACTAACTATAAActgcaatataaaataaaagttataataacACAAACTCTATAGTTTTTATGCAGGGAATGAGATGAACACAGAGAAAACAGGAGTCATTTGCTCTCAAGGACATTTTCCCCACCTTTCATtttcagatgtggaaactgaggcccagagaggagtaACCTGGCCCAGATTCCCACCGTTAGTGAGAAATCAGAACTAGAAGCCAGGACTCCTGACTGTAGGCCTCTATTAGTATCCCCATCACCTCCTAGAGCTTATTATAAATCGGATGGGAGAAGGGATCACTCCTGGTAGGGAGTCACACTGACCCAGCAGAAACTCCGGTGAGTTCCAGCTGTGATGAGCAGAGGTCACGGACAAAGAAGGGGATAAGAGAACAACATTGCAGAACCTTGTGGGCCTTTATAATTTGTCTGCAATTCAGAATTAGCTTTCATTGAGCACTTAATAAGTGCCAGGCACTTTAGCAAATCAATTGCTGAGTCCACACTAAATTCTGTTACTCCATTTTCTGCAGGTGATGGTATTGAAGCTTTGAGAAGTCAGTTAAGTTGTTCAAGGGAACCCAATTCCAGATCCAGAGGCCACATGTAGTTTCCCCAAGAGGGCAGAGGTTGGGCCTTCCCCTCCTCTTCATCCTCCCTCAGTGCCTGCCTGGCACAGACACTCCATCCATGCCATGTACTGACATTGATGGGCCAACACACTGAACCATTGATTGACTACAGCTTGTGTCTCGGCCAGGATAGTGGTTATTTGCAAGGCTGCTTTATGTAGCATGGTTCAGACCATTTGAGCCCCCAGCTCAGAAATGAGCACCAGTTGGTGAGCAGGCCAAGCGCCCAGGGAAAGGCAGTTACCTGATGCAGTGGGCAGCCGTCAGGACCCAGCTGTTGGCTATCAGGGACCCTCCGCAGGTGTGGTACCACTTGCCATTGGAGCTGTACTGCAGGGAGACCTGGGGAGAAGCAAAGGAGCTCTGTGGCTGGGTTTGAAAGAGCAGGGCCTCCCTGCACTCCAGTTTCCCAAGAACGGGGCTGGGACAAGGGTAAGGGGGAGTGAGGCAGTCGCCTCATGTGCACAACTTAAGGGAGCACCCAAAACCTCAGCCATCAAGATAAAAAACGTGTTAATGCAATCTACATTAAAAacaatcaggccaggcatggtggctcatgcttgtaatcccaacactttgggaggccaaggaaggaggatcacttgagcccaggagtttgagaccagcctgggcaacatggtgaaaccccatctgataaggtttggctgtgtccccacccaaatctcatcttgaattatagttctcataatctccatgtgtcctgcgagggacctggtgggaggtaattgaatcatgagggtggtcacctccatgctgttttcatgatagtgagtaagttctcacaagatctgatggttttataaggggcttttccccacttttgctcggcacttctcccTGCTACGGCTGCGCGAACAAGGATgtgtttcctttcccttctgccatgattgtaagtttcctgaggcctccccagccacgctgagctat includes these proteins:
- the LOC100992916 gene encoding chymotrypsin-like elastase family member 2A, which encodes MKPEGMGVKDASDTFPAPSHKLRTGPYPGPRLQNSHGHTMIRTLLLSTLVAGALSCGDPTYPPYVTRVVGGEEARPNSWPWQVSLQYSSNGKWYHTCGGSLIANSWVLTAAHCISSSRTYRVGLGRHNLYVAESGSLAVSVSKTVVHKDWNSNQISKGNDIALLKLANPVSLTDKIQLACLPPAGTILPNNYPCYVTGWGRLQTNGAVPDVLQQGRLLVVDYATCSSSAWWGSSVKTSMICAGGDGVISSCNGDSGGPLNCQASDGQWQVHGIVSFGSRLGCNYYHKPSVFTRVSNYIDWINSVRTGAALSPKALPCSPGFGSAMPTW